TACAATACCATGGTATGTACAAGTAAAAACAATACGTTACACAGAAACTGTTGCGTTGTATGTCGGGCAAGACAAATATTCTAATATACTAGGGTTCGAGAAAGCTTTTTAGTAAAGTAAGGCAACAATTAGCTTGAAGGTTTGACTTTTGAGTGAACCATTGCTAGCAGTTTAAATCAACGTGTTGTTGGATAGTCGGCATGTCTATTTATACCATATTGAGATCAATGAATGTCTAGTCTGTTTAAACCTGGTGTGGTGTATAGTTACAAAGAAACAAGACAGAGTGAACACTGTGGCAGATGATTTCATTATGGTATTATGGAAAATTGCATTAAACTGAGAATAAATGTGATAATAAATGTGAATAAGTGCTGAGCTGCAAAGACAGCAATCTTAAAATTGAGTTGTCATGATGCTGTCTGTTTCCAgtattagggctgttttcctaaagcaTTTAGAACATGTTTATTTTTCTTACCACGATACTTCTGAATGTTGCGATACTGGTATTGTGACAAACCAAATCTCAAAGTGTGGTTAAAAAAATAAGACATGAAGGCTTCAGCAATCAGTGATGCCATGTAGTCTTCATCTAGTGCTAGCACAGAAATTCTGACCTGGAACTGTCACTCCTGTATGTCATTTGTGAGTCAATGCTGGACCTGGAGAAGAGGAGCATCCTCTCTTGGGACTCCTCGGTCTGCCTGTGGGCCCACAATTCACTGGGATTAGCGTTCAAGGTCCTCTGCTTCATCGACAGCGTCTCAAACTTCAAATACGTGTCTTTAGACAGCTCGTCGTCCAAACCTGGCACACTGCCCTGGCAGTAGAGTGAGAGGATCTTGTAGACCAGCAGACCGATGACAGGTAAAGCTACGGCGCAGGCAATGCCGCTGATGAGCATCAGCAGCTGGTTCTCGGCATCGTCCTCAACAATGTCCAGGGTGAAGAAGTTGATGCAGGGGTCTATCCCCGCCGCACTTCCCTTGGCAACCAGACAAACCTGGTACCTCATTCCAGAAGTTAAGCCTTCGAGAAGGACCTTGCCACTCCCGGCATCAGTATCCATTGTCCGTTTGGAGTCGTCCTCATCGTCGTAAGTAGAGTACACAACGGTGAGAGGGGCATCGCTCGGCAAACCATCTGCCGTCCAGAGTAGAACCGCGCTGTCCGCCGTTTCCTCCACGATCTCGAGATCTTGGACGGACTTGGAAGCGTCCTTCTTTTTGCTCTGATCCGCCGCCAGCATCCTGTCGCTGCCTTGCTGGATCTTGGATGGTTTGGGTGGGGCTTTCTGCTGCACATTGATGGGAATGAGTTTCTTCTTGGTGGGAACGGGTGGCAGTGTGGTCGTggctggggtggtggtggtaatcAGGGTGCTAGGGGAGTTGGAGAAGTCAGTTGCCGGAGCAGAGGATGTTGTGGATGGGCTactccctccagcctctccattgGACCTCTGTGGGGGCATGGTTGTAGCGACATAACCTGCCACAGACAGGCTGATGGCAGCCTCTGCATTACCGGCGAAGTTCTTAGCCTTGCAGCTGTACTCCCCGTCGTCTTTGAACGAGATCCCATTTAGGCTGATGATTGACCATCGGACACCTTCTCCCGGAGACTCCTGGACAACTGTAGGTAGATCATGAAAATGCCAAGACTTAGTAATCGCCAAGATGTAGACATTCTTTAAATGAAACACAAAGATCAACTGTAGAGTAAAAGCAAATCCTATCAAATTAATTTCGAAATAATCTAAAACTATTTTTGATAACCATGTTGAATAAGACACTATATTCcttttcttaaaataaaatgtctCACTGTTGATACCTGTGTTGTTGACAGGTGAGCCATCTGAAGTGGTCCAGATTAGGGTAGGTGTGGGGTAACCCGTGGCATCACAGCGCAGAAGCACATTGCTGCCCAACGAGGCTGTAATCTTGGTGGCTGACATCATGACAGACGGCTTGAGACATTGGTCCAGCTCCGCCCTTTGGAACATAACCCCGGCCAGGTTCTCAGGCCCACTGCAAGACAGGAACTGATCCATTAGTACCACTGATGTGTCAGACATTTTGGAGAGCTCGATCAGCTTGGAGATCCTGCAGTCACAGATCCACGGGTTGTCCTGAAGACCTGGAGGGGACAAGAGAGGAAATGTTTGTGATAGTTATGCTAAATAAAATGGACATGAATATTTGTAAAAAGGTTAGGAACATGCAGTGCTTCAG
Above is a genomic segment from Oncorhynchus kisutch isolate 150728-3 linkage group LG19, Okis_V2, whole genome shotgun sequence containing:
- the LOC109910226 gene encoding leucine-rich repeat, immunoglobulin-like domain and transmembrane domain-containing protein 3, which gives rise to MHLLLYAHVFLCCFSVAHSFCPSQCTCVYHGRSDGTGTRSVLCNDPDMSDIPVNVPVDTVKLRVEKTGVRRIPTEAFYYLNDLRYLWITYNSISSVDAAAFYNLKVLHELRLDGNLISTFPWESLKEMPSLRTLDLHNNRLTSVAMEAIPYLVNITYLDISSNKLTTLSSDFVDIWPPFNGKPVSSSLSQKVVLGLQDNPWICDCRISKLIELSKMSDTSVVLMDQFLSCSGPENLAGVMFQRAELDQCLKPSVMMSATKITASLGSNVLLRCDATGYPTPTLIWTTSDGSPVNNTVVQESPGEGVRWSIISLNGISFKDDGEYSCKAKNFAGNAEAAISLSVAGYVATTMPPQRSNGEAGGSSPSTTSSAPATDFSNSPSTLITTTTPATTTLPPVPTKKKLIPINVQQKAPPKPSKIQQGSDRMLAADQSKKKDASKSVQDLEIVEETADSAVLLWTADGLPSDAPLTVVYSTYDDEDDSKRTMDTDAGSGKVLLEGLTSGMRYQVCLVAKGSAAGIDPCINFFTLDIVEDDAENQLLMLISGIACAVALPVIGLLVYKILSLYCQGSVPGLDDELSKDTYLKFETLSMKQRTLNANPSELWAHRQTEESQERMLLFSRSSIDSQMTYRSDSSRSEFLC